The Microbacterium sp. LWO12-1.2 genome includes a window with the following:
- the proB gene encoding glutamate 5-kinase: protein MTARSRADLATASRIVVKVGSSSISGESSWRIPVLVEALAAAHARGAEVVLVSSGAIATGIPFLQLDARPTDLATQQAAAAVGQTMLVYRYQESLRPFQIVAGQVLLTTGDLENPTSRSNARRAMERLMGLRVLPIVNENDTVATQEIRFGDNDRLGALVAQLIQADALILLSDIESLYTKPPTDPGAEPIDIIAADADLSGLEFGATVVNSVGTGGAATKVSAARLAAASGIGVLVTSADLVDKALAGAEIGTWFEPAV from the coding sequence GTGACCGCACGATCGCGGGCCGATCTCGCCACCGCGTCACGCATCGTGGTGAAGGTGGGATCGTCCTCGATCAGTGGTGAGTCATCCTGGCGCATCCCGGTGCTCGTCGAGGCGCTGGCTGCTGCGCACGCGCGCGGCGCCGAGGTGGTGCTCGTCTCGTCCGGTGCGATCGCCACCGGTATTCCGTTCCTGCAGCTCGATGCGCGGCCCACCGACCTCGCCACGCAGCAGGCCGCCGCGGCGGTCGGCCAGACGATGCTCGTGTACCGGTATCAGGAGTCTCTGCGGCCCTTCCAGATCGTCGCCGGCCAGGTGCTGCTGACGACCGGTGATCTCGAGAACCCGACGTCGCGCAGCAATGCGCGCCGAGCGATGGAACGGCTGATGGGACTGCGCGTCCTCCCGATCGTGAACGAGAACGACACGGTCGCGACGCAGGAGATCCGGTTCGGCGACAACGACCGTCTCGGCGCTCTCGTCGCACAGCTGATCCAGGCCGACGCGTTGATCCTGCTCAGCGACATCGAGTCGTTGTACACGAAGCCGCCCACCGATCCCGGTGCCGAGCCGATCGACATCATCGCCGCGGATGCGGATCTGAGCGGGCTGGAGTTCGGTGCCACCGTCGTGAACAGCGTCGGAACCGGGGGAGCGGCGACCAAGGTGTCCGCAGCCCGGCTCGCTGCCGCGTCGGGGATCGGCGTACTCGTCACCAGTGCCGACCTGGTCGACAAGGCCTTGGCCGGCGCCGAGATCGGCACCTGGTTCGAGCCGGCCGTCTGA
- a CDS encoding DUF4233 domain-containing protein, whose amino-acid sequence MSADATPARAPRPPRTLVQKLAPIVLGFEAIVVFLAGLTVFGLKALPAGIEQWWGIVGGAVLALACIAVAGMAAKPWAITAGWVIQVIVALSAILVPAILLVVVIFGGMWAYATIGGARLDARRPAEPSTETQTESE is encoded by the coding sequence ATGAGCGCGGATGCGACTCCCGCCCGGGCTCCTCGCCCGCCGCGCACCCTCGTGCAGAAGCTGGCGCCGATCGTCCTCGGCTTCGAGGCGATCGTCGTGTTCCTCGCCGGGCTCACGGTGTTCGGCCTGAAGGCACTGCCTGCAGGCATCGAGCAGTGGTGGGGGATCGTGGGCGGTGCCGTCCTGGCGCTCGCCTGCATCGCCGTCGCCGGTATGGCGGCGAAACCCTGGGCGATCACCGCCGGATGGGTGATCCAGGTGATCGTCGCCCTCTCCGCCATCCTCGTTCCCGCCATCCTGCTTGTCGTCGTGATTTTCGGCGGCATGTGGGCGTATGCCACCATCGGAGGGGCCCGATTGGACGCACGACGTCCCGCCGAGCCCTCGACAGAGACTCAGACAGAGAGTGAATGA
- the rpmA gene encoding 50S ribosomal protein L27, producing MAHKKGASSTRNGRDSNAQRLGVKRFGGQQVNAGEIIVRQRGTHFHPGVNVGRGGDDTLFALAAGAVQFGAKGGRKVINIVVAGE from the coding sequence ATGGCACATAAAAAGGGCGCAAGCTCCACCCGTAACGGTCGTGACTCCAACGCACAGCGCCTCGGCGTGAAGCGCTTCGGTGGCCAGCAGGTCAACGCCGGCGAGATCATCGTCCGCCAGCGCGGCACGCACTTCCACCCCGGCGTGAACGTCGGCCGTGGCGGAGACGACACGCTGTTCGCTCTGGCCGCAGGCGCGGTCCAGTTCGGCGCCAAGGGTGGCCGCAAGGTCATCAACATCGTCGTCGCCGGCGAGTAA
- the rplU gene encoding 50S ribosomal protein L21 — translation MVYAVVRAGGRQEKVEVGTIVQLDRVKAAQGENIELAAVLLVDGTSVTTDADKLAKVKVTAEVIGNLRGPKIIIQKYKNKTGYKKRQGHRQELTRVKITGIK, via the coding sequence GTGGTTTACGCAGTAGTGCGCGCCGGTGGGCGGCAGGAGAAGGTCGAGGTCGGCACGATCGTTCAGCTCGATCGTGTGAAGGCTGCCCAGGGCGAGAACATCGAGCTCGCAGCCGTGCTGCTCGTCGATGGCACCTCTGTGACCACCGACGCTGACAAGCTCGCGAAGGTCAAGGTCACGGCTGAGGTCATCGGCAACCTCCGCGGCCCGAAGATCATCATCCAGAAGTACAAGAACAAGACCGGCTACAAGAAGCGTCAGGGCCACCGCCAGGAGCTCACGCGCGTCAAGATCACCGGCATCAAGTAA
- the ndk gene encoding nucleoside-diphosphate kinase, with translation MATEETLVLVKPDGVARGLTGAILARIEAKGYALVDIRLVEPDRDLLAEHYAEHEGKPFYEPLLEFMLSGPSVAIRLAGNRVIEGFRSLAGTTDPTTAAPGTIRGDFGRDWGLKVQQNLVHGSDSPESAARELGIWFD, from the coding sequence ATGGCCACCGAAGAAACCCTCGTCCTCGTCAAGCCCGACGGCGTCGCGCGCGGCCTGACCGGCGCGATCCTCGCCCGCATCGAAGCGAAGGGCTATGCGCTCGTCGACATCCGTCTCGTGGAGCCGGATCGCGACCTGCTCGCCGAGCACTACGCCGAGCACGAGGGAAAGCCGTTCTACGAGCCTCTCCTCGAGTTCATGCTGTCCGGCCCCTCGGTCGCCATCCGTCTCGCGGGCAACCGCGTGATCGAGGGCTTCCGTTCGCTCGCCGGCACGACCGACCCGACCACCGCCGCACCCGGAACGATCCGTGGCGACTTCGGTCGCGACTGGGGCCTCAAGGTGCAGCAGAACCTGGTGCACGGCTCCGACAGCCCCGAGTCCGCCGCGCGCGAGCTCGGCATCTGGTTCGACTGA
- a CDS encoding DUF4031 domain-containing protein: MTILVDDPLWPAHGRLWAHLVSDDNLDELHAFARAHDVPARAFDLDHYDVPEEIIPRLLTAGAQHVGGKELVRRLIASGLRVPARDRR, translated from the coding sequence ATGACGATACTCGTCGACGACCCGCTCTGGCCCGCCCACGGTCGACTCTGGGCGCACCTGGTCAGCGACGACAACCTGGACGAACTGCACGCTTTCGCGCGTGCGCACGATGTGCCCGCGCGCGCGTTCGACCTGGACCACTACGACGTGCCGGAGGAGATCATCCCCCGGCTCCTCACAGCCGGCGCTCAGCACGTCGGCGGCAAGGAGCTGGTGAGGCGACTGATCGCCTCAGGACTCAGGGTCCCCGCCCGCGACCGGCGCTGA
- a CDS encoding vitamin K epoxide reductase family protein: MSEQRTRPVIYAVWLIIASVIGWFAAFQLTVEKFALLENPQEALSCDLSPFIQCSTNLQSWQGSVFGFPNPIMGLTGWMAPLVVGVAILAGARFPRWFWAAFGVGITFAFGLVCWLIGQSLYELFVLCPWCMVTWAVTIPTFFATIVHLTRNGTFTSNERVRAGADKLMPWVPLATIVAYAFIIFLAQLQGLDFLGEMAKLLF, encoded by the coding sequence ATGAGCGAGCAGCGCACCCGCCCCGTCATCTATGCCGTCTGGCTGATCATCGCGAGTGTGATCGGCTGGTTCGCCGCCTTTCAACTCACGGTCGAGAAGTTCGCTCTCCTGGAGAACCCGCAAGAAGCCCTCTCCTGTGACCTGAGCCCGTTCATCCAGTGCAGCACCAACCTCCAGTCCTGGCAGGGCTCGGTGTTCGGATTCCCGAACCCGATCATGGGGCTCACCGGCTGGATGGCGCCACTGGTCGTCGGCGTCGCGATCCTGGCGGGCGCGCGCTTTCCGCGCTGGTTCTGGGCGGCATTCGGCGTGGGGATCACCTTCGCCTTCGGGCTGGTCTGCTGGCTGATCGGACAGAGCCTGTACGAGCTCTTCGTCCTGTGCCCGTGGTGCATGGTCACCTGGGCTGTGACGATCCCGACGTTCTTCGCGACGATCGTCCACCTGACCCGCAACGGCACATTCACGAGCAACGAGAGGGTGCGGGCAGGTGCCGACAAGCTCATGCCCTGGGTCCCGCTCGCGACGATCGTCGCCTATGCCTTCATCATTTTCCTCGCGCAGCTCCAGGGTCTCGACTTCCTCGGCGAGATGGCCAAGCTCCTGTTCTGA
- the obgE gene encoding GTPase ObgE, with product MVSFVDTVTLHLRAGKGGNGCVSVHREKFKPLGGPDGGNGGDGGDVVLVADTQTGTLLSYHHSPHRSAGNGGPGMGDHRAGFMGETLELPVPVGTVVKSPDGKVLIDMIVPGERFVVAAGGQGGLGNAALSSPKRKAPGFALLGTPGYEGDVVLELKTVADVALVGYPSAGKSSLIGAISAARPKIADYPFTTLHPNLGVVQAGESRYTVADVPGLVEGASEGRGLGLEFLRHVERCSALLHVLDCATLEPGRDPISDLDVILGELAAYEVPEGQTPLLERPQLIALNKIDVPEARDLAELVRPDLEARGFRVFEISTISHEGLRPLTFALGEIVEKHRAETVVEVPERIVIRPRRSKKEFSIRVEGGTYGNVYRVLGEKPVRWVQQTDFQNEEAVGYLADRLERLGVEDELFRVGAVQGSTVVIGEADSIVFDWEPTMTSAAELMTAPRGTDPRLAPNARRTTSERRETYYERMDAKAEARAEVEAQRLAAYRGDEE from the coding sequence ATGGTCAGCTTCGTCGACACCGTGACGCTGCATCTGCGCGCCGGCAAGGGCGGGAACGGCTGTGTCTCGGTCCACCGCGAGAAGTTCAAGCCGCTCGGCGGTCCTGACGGCGGAAACGGCGGCGACGGCGGAGACGTCGTGCTCGTCGCCGACACCCAGACCGGCACCCTGCTGTCGTACCACCACTCGCCACACCGCTCCGCAGGGAACGGCGGCCCCGGGATGGGCGACCACCGTGCAGGGTTCATGGGGGAGACCCTCGAGCTTCCCGTGCCGGTCGGAACCGTCGTCAAGTCCCCGGACGGCAAGGTCCTGATCGACATGATCGTGCCGGGGGAGCGCTTCGTCGTCGCCGCCGGCGGTCAGGGCGGTCTCGGCAATGCCGCGCTCTCATCGCCGAAGCGCAAGGCCCCCGGCTTCGCGCTGCTCGGCACGCCCGGGTACGAGGGCGACGTCGTGCTCGAACTCAAGACCGTGGCAGACGTCGCGCTGGTCGGCTACCCGTCCGCCGGCAAGTCGAGCCTGATCGGCGCCATCTCGGCCGCACGGCCGAAGATCGCCGACTACCCGTTCACCACGCTGCACCCGAACCTCGGTGTCGTGCAGGCCGGCGAATCGCGCTACACGGTCGCCGATGTTCCCGGTCTCGTCGAGGGCGCCAGCGAAGGCCGTGGCCTCGGCCTCGAGTTCCTTCGTCACGTCGAGCGATGCTCCGCGCTGCTGCACGTGCTCGATTGCGCGACGCTCGAGCCCGGTCGCGACCCGATCTCCGACCTCGACGTGATCCTCGGCGAACTCGCCGCCTACGAAGTGCCGGAGGGGCAGACGCCGCTTCTGGAGCGCCCGCAGCTCATCGCGCTGAACAAGATCGACGTGCCAGAGGCGCGGGATCTCGCCGAGCTCGTGCGCCCCGACCTCGAGGCTCGCGGATTCCGCGTGTTCGAGATCTCGACCATCTCGCATGAGGGACTGCGTCCGCTGACCTTCGCTCTCGGCGAGATCGTCGAGAAGCACCGCGCCGAGACCGTCGTCGAGGTGCCCGAGCGCATCGTCATCCGTCCCCGCCGCTCCAAGAAGGAGTTCAGCATCCGCGTGGAGGGTGGGACGTACGGCAACGTGTACCGCGTCCTCGGTGAGAAGCCGGTGCGCTGGGTGCAGCAGACCGATTTCCAGAACGAGGAGGCCGTCGGCTACCTTGCCGACCGCCTGGAGCGTCTCGGCGTCGAGGATGAGCTGTTCCGCGTCGGAGCCGTTCAGGGCTCCACCGTCGTGATCGGCGAAGCCGACAGCATCGTGTTCGACTGGGAGCCGACGATGACCTCGGCTGCCGAGCTCATGACGGCACCGCGAGGCACCGACCCCCGACTCGCCCCGAACGCGCGCCGCACCACCTCCGAGCGTCGTGAGACCTATTACGAGCGCATGGACGCCAAGGCCGAAGCCCGAGCAGAGGTGGAAGCTCAGCGTCTCGCCGCCTACCGGGGAGACGAGGAGTGA
- a CDS encoding Rne/Rng family ribonuclease, whose amino-acid sequence MADENNDNNTPTLDFPADAAEQLTEPTAPEAEGVSEEAAESSADSGATVEEVSASVEENAAPAAEEAPAAEEAPAEEAPAEEAPAAEEAPAEDIPAAEAPAAEAPAPVEEPAAPAPVTAVSLGLLPEVFVSQVSTQLHFYAPAIVPLPARPERSERIFDRIADREQPQEESTSARRGRRRRGGSDGDDQREEPRPRQRVVEYITEPKAIKGSTRLEAKKQRRRDGRDAGRRRPVVTEAEFLARRESVDRMMVVRSKNGRTQIGVLEDGVLVEHYVARNQDASLIGNVYLGRVQNVLPSMEAAFVDIGRGRNAVLYSGEVDWDGVETGNQPRRIELALKPGDRVLVQVTKDPVGHKGARLTSQISLPGRYLVYVPGGSMNGISRKLPDNERARLKRILKEVLPESSGVIVRTAAEGATEDQLTRDVQRLTSQWEHIQKQVENQQAPALLHAEPDLLVKIVRDVFNEDFTKMLIQGEEAQRTIRAYLESVAPDLLERVDSYEDETDPFDAFRITEQIEKALDRKVWLPSGGSLVIDRTEAMTVVDVNTGKFVGSGGNLEETVTKNNLEAAEEIVRQLRLRDIGGIIVVDFIDMVLESNRDLVLRRLIECLSRDRTKHQVAEVTSLGLVQMTRKKLGLGLLETFSEACEVCAGRGVIVHHDPVVKHRSNGNGSSNGSSQGNGNNQSGRRQRGGSGNGNGGGQNQSAPPAATVTHSIPEGAKSALAQIAASTLAPNAEVAEVAVELPDVATEAPAKAERPKKARKKRGADRNGPKSPAEQLLDSVLDALPEPKAPGQGRGRRRVSTAALTGTPVSVNGESSAPVAGGDPES is encoded by the coding sequence ATGGCCGACGAGAACAATGACAACAACACCCCTACCCTCGACTTCCCGGCTGACGCCGCGGAACAGCTGACGGAGCCCACGGCTCCCGAGGCCGAGGGCGTGTCAGAAGAAGCGGCGGAAAGCTCCGCGGATTCCGGCGCGACCGTCGAAGAGGTGAGCGCCTCCGTCGAGGAGAATGCCGCTCCCGCTGCGGAGGAAGCTCCTGCTGCTGAGGAAGCTCCTGCTGAAGAAGCTCCCGCTGAAGAAGCTCCCGCTGCGGAGGAGGCTCCTGCGGAGGACATCCCGGCAGCAGAGGCTCCGGCCGCAGAGGCGCCCGCGCCGGTGGAGGAGCCTGCCGCTCCTGCTCCGGTCACCGCGGTCTCGCTGGGTCTGCTGCCCGAGGTCTTCGTCTCGCAGGTCTCCACCCAGCTCCACTTCTACGCACCGGCGATCGTCCCGCTGCCTGCGCGCCCCGAGCGCTCCGAGCGCATCTTCGACCGCATCGCCGATCGCGAGCAGCCGCAGGAGGAGTCGACCTCGGCTCGCCGCGGCCGTCGCCGCCGCGGAGGTTCCGACGGAGACGACCAGCGCGAAGAGCCGCGCCCGCGTCAGCGCGTTGTCGAGTACATCACCGAGCCCAAGGCCATCAAGGGATCCACGCGTCTGGAGGCGAAGAAGCAGCGCCGCCGTGACGGTCGCGATGCCGGTCGTCGTCGTCCGGTCGTGACCGAGGCCGAGTTCCTCGCCCGTCGCGAGTCCGTCGACCGCATGATGGTCGTCCGCTCCAAGAACGGCCGCACCCAGATCGGCGTCCTGGAAGACGGCGTCCTCGTCGAGCACTACGTCGCCCGCAACCAGGACGCATCGCTCATCGGGAACGTCTACCTCGGTCGCGTGCAGAACGTGCTGCCGAGCATGGAGGCCGCGTTCGTCGACATCGGTCGCGGCCGCAACGCGGTGCTGTACTCCGGCGAGGTCGACTGGGACGGCGTCGAGACCGGCAACCAGCCCCGCCGTATCGAGCTGGCTCTGAAGCCCGGCGATCGCGTGCTGGTGCAGGTCACCAAGGACCCCGTCGGCCACAAGGGTGCGCGTCTGACGAGTCAGATCTCGCTGCCCGGCCGCTACCTCGTGTACGTGCCCGGCGGATCGATGAACGGCATCAGCCGCAAGCTCCCCGACAACGAGCGTGCCCGCCTCAAGCGCATCCTGAAGGAGGTCCTGCCGGAGTCCTCCGGCGTGATCGTCCGCACCGCGGCCGAGGGCGCGACCGAAGACCAGCTCACCCGCGACGTGCAGCGTCTCACCAGCCAGTGGGAGCACATCCAGAAGCAGGTCGAGAACCAGCAGGCCCCTGCGCTGCTGCACGCCGAGCCTGACCTGCTCGTCAAGATCGTCCGTGACGTCTTCAACGAGGACTTCACGAAGATGCTCATCCAGGGCGAAGAGGCTCAGCGCACCATCCGCGCGTACCTCGAGAGCGTCGCTCCCGACCTGCTCGAGCGTGTCGACTCCTACGAGGACGAGACCGACCCCTTCGACGCGTTCCGCATCACCGAGCAGATCGAGAAGGCCCTCGACCGCAAGGTCTGGCTGCCCTCCGGCGGCTCGCTCGTGATCGACCGCACCGAGGCGATGACCGTGGTCGACGTCAACACCGGGAAGTTCGTCGGCTCCGGCGGCAACCTGGAGGAGACGGTCACCAAGAACAACCTCGAGGCTGCGGAGGAGATCGTCCGCCAGCTGCGTCTGCGCGACATCGGCGGCATCATCGTCGTCGACTTCATCGACATGGTGCTCGAGTCGAACCGTGACCTCGTGCTGCGTCGACTGATCGAGTGCCTCAGCCGGGACCGCACGAAGCACCAGGTCGCCGAGGTCACCTCGCTCGGCCTCGTGCAGATGACGCGCAAGAAGCTCGGACTGGGTCTTCTGGAGACCTTCAGCGAGGCCTGCGAGGTCTGCGCCGGTCGCGGTGTGATCGTGCACCACGACCCCGTCGTGAAGCACCGCTCCAACGGCAACGGGAGCAGCAACGGCAGCAGCCAGGGCAACGGGAACAATCAGAGCGGACGCCGCCAGCGCGGCGGCTCCGGGAACGGCAACGGCGGCGGTCAGAACCAGAGCGCCCCGCCCGCGGCGACGGTGACGCACAGCATCCCCGAGGGGGCGAAGTCCGCGCTCGCGCAGATCGCCGCTTCGACGCTCGCCCCGAACGCCGAGGTCGCTGAGGTCGCGGTCGAGCTCCCCGATGTCGCGACCGAGGCTCCGGCCAAGGCCGAGCGCCCCAAGAAGGCTCGCAAGAAGCGGGGAGCGGACCGCAACGGACCGAAGTCGCCCGCCGAACAGCTGCTCGACTCGGTGCTGGATGCTCTCCCCGAGCCCAAGGCGCCCGGTCAGGGTCGTGGACGTCGTCGGGTCAGCACGGCTGCCCTCACCGGAACCCCGGTGTCGGTGAACGGCGAGAGCTCAGCGCCGGTCGCGGGCGGGGACCCTGAGTCCTGA
- a CDS encoding bifunctional folylpolyglutamate synthase/dihydrofolate synthase, which produces MSDKDRADAVYETLLSRAGERWVQPRKERTARILAYLDDPQRTYRVVHITGTNGKTSTARMIESLLRAHELRTGLFTSPHLERFTERILIDGEPIADAAFADAWDEIEPFVGIVDAELEADGEEPLTFFELLTVLAFVAVADAPVDVLVLEVGMGGEWDSTNTADGDVAVFAPIDIDHADRLGDTITEIAQVKAGIIKEGAAVVSAQQPAEAAEVLRRVAAERNATIAFEGGEFGLTDQKLAVGGQLISIRGLAGEYSEEYLPLYGAHQGHNAALAVAAVESLIGGASQRIAGDIISDGLQGTTSPGRLQLLGIAPTVVVDAAHNPHGAHALAQALDDSFDFDEWGLVLGVLSDKDAAGIVAQLAPGVAHVFATAPDSDRASEADAIADLVEQTGRRATVHHTLAEAADAAREWAASSDRRAVVIAGSVVLAGEAIALSEEEDWKSGWRA; this is translated from the coding sequence ATGAGCGACAAGGACAGGGCGGATGCCGTCTACGAGACTCTCCTGAGCCGCGCGGGGGAGCGGTGGGTGCAGCCGCGCAAGGAGCGCACTGCGCGCATCCTGGCGTATCTGGACGATCCGCAGCGCACCTACCGCGTCGTGCACATCACCGGCACGAACGGCAAGACCTCCACCGCGCGCATGATCGAGAGCCTGCTGCGGGCGCACGAGCTGCGCACCGGACTGTTCACGAGCCCGCACCTGGAGCGCTTCACTGAGCGCATCCTGATCGACGGCGAGCCGATCGCCGATGCGGCGTTCGCCGACGCCTGGGACGAGATCGAACCGTTCGTCGGGATCGTCGACGCCGAGCTGGAGGCGGACGGCGAAGAACCGCTGACGTTCTTCGAGTTGCTCACGGTGCTCGCCTTCGTCGCGGTCGCGGATGCGCCCGTGGACGTGCTGGTGCTCGAAGTCGGCATGGGCGGGGAGTGGGACTCCACGAACACCGCGGATGGCGACGTCGCGGTGTTCGCGCCGATCGACATCGACCATGCGGATCGCCTGGGTGACACGATCACCGAGATCGCGCAGGTCAAGGCCGGGATCATCAAGGAGGGAGCGGCGGTCGTCTCCGCCCAGCAGCCTGCAGAGGCCGCAGAGGTGCTGCGCCGCGTCGCCGCCGAGCGCAACGCGACCATCGCCTTCGAGGGCGGGGAGTTCGGTCTCACGGATCAGAAGCTCGCCGTCGGCGGTCAGCTCATCTCGATCCGCGGACTCGCGGGTGAGTACTCCGAGGAGTACCTGCCGCTGTACGGCGCGCATCAGGGCCACAACGCGGCACTCGCGGTGGCCGCGGTCGAGTCCCTCATCGGTGGCGCCTCCCAGCGCATCGCAGGCGACATCATCTCGGACGGGCTGCAGGGGACGACGTCCCCTGGACGTCTGCAGCTGCTCGGCATCGCTCCCACGGTGGTCGTGGATGCCGCCCACAACCCGCACGGTGCGCACGCGCTCGCGCAGGCGCTGGACGACAGCTTCGACTTCGACGAGTGGGGCCTGGTGCTGGGCGTCCTGAGCGACAAGGACGCGGCGGGCATCGTCGCGCAGCTCGCGCCGGGCGTCGCGCACGTGTTCGCCACGGCACCTGACTCGGACCGGGCGAGCGAGGCGGATGCCATCGCCGACCTCGTCGAGCAGACCGGCCGCCGCGCCACCGTGCACCACACCCTGGCCGAGGCCGCGGATGCCGCCCGCGAGTGGGCCGCATCCTCCGATCGTCGTGCGGTCGTCATCGCCGGCTCCGTCGTGCTCGCCGGTGAGGCGATCGCGCTGTCGGAGGAAGAGGACTGGAAATCGGGGTGGCGCGCATGA